The genomic region CGCAATCTCGAAAGAACCAAGGAAGAAGTGAAACTGAAACGGCTCAAGTCCGATATTCAGATGCTCGGTTCGATCAATCCTCTTTCCATCGAAGAATACAGAAGCGTTAAGGAAATTTACGAACACCATCGTGTTCAAAAGGAAGACATCGAAAAATCCAAAGCGGACGTCGAAGACGTTCTCAGCCGGATCAACGAAGAATCGGAAAAATTATTCCGCGAAACCTTTGAAAAGATCCGCGAGAATTTTCAGGAAACCTTTTCCACTTTGTTCAACGGCGGCCGTGCGATGCTCGAGTTGACCGAAAGCGAAGACAGTTTAAACGCCGGTATCGAAATTATGGCGGAACCTCCCGGTAAACACGTTCAGAACTTGCGTCTTTTGTCGGGCGGTGAAAAGTCCATGACTGCGATCGCTTTGTTGTTTGCGATTTATATGGTTAAACCTTCTCCGTTCTGCTTTTTGGACGAGATCGACGCGGCCTTGGACGAAGCGAACAAACTTCGTTTCTGTCAGATCCTGGATAAGTTTAAGGATAAGTCGCAGTTCATCGTGATTACGCACGCGCAATCGACCATCAATCGAGCAAATTCTCTGTTCGGTGTTACGAACGAAGAACCCGGGATTTCGAGAATTCTTTCCTTGAAGTTGGACGAAGCGACTCGGGTCGCCGAAAAAGTTACGGAAGCGGCGGTTTAAGTCGTTCGGTTGTCGTTGGTTCTCAGTTGTCGGTTGTTTTTGTTTCGCGACGACGCGATGTTTGCCCGGTTTATTCTCGATAGTGATGTAGTATATCTTCCGCGGTTAAGAATCGAATCGGGTTTGGTGTAAATTCGAGCGTTTTTGTAATGCGGTTTTGGACAAGATCTAAGTTCCAGAGATAGCTGTAAGAATCTTGGAAGGTGGGAGATCCTACATTTACTTTTTCATCGATAGAATCTCCGACGCCGGATTCATCGAGCCAAATCATATAGTTCACTAAAAAACAGCGTGAAACTCCGTGCGCGGCGGCAATCACACCTAAAATCGCCCAAACTCCGGAATCAATTCTCAGATTCTGACGAACCAGTTTCCCCATGTTTCTCTGATATAAAGTTTTCTGCGCGTTTTGATTGATTCTTCTTTTAGAAATCAAAAACTTTTGGTATCTCCGCAAAAGAGGAAGAATTCTTTTCGGAAGCTGTTTCCGTTTTTCCGGCGTTAAACGCCGGAGATAACTTTCCGGGAAAAGAATCGTTTCCACGCTCGAACGTCCGGAGTGGTTTGGAACCAGAGCCGATTGAATTCTTTGATCGATATCGAGATAAATCGTCGCCATATCCGATACGGTTCCGAGAACATTCGCCGCGTTCGGGTTCCCGTTCGAAATTCTAACAAAAAAAGAAAACCAGTCGAACACGCGGGAAGGATCTTGACGGCGGGAGGATTCCTGAAGATTTCTACAGAAGAATGTTCTCATCTCCCGACAAGAATTCGGATCCTCTTATCATCGCCGGAAAAACGTTTCAATCCAGACTCTTTCTTGGAACCGGAAAATTCTCGTCCGGACAAATCATGCAAGAAGCGATCGAAGCTTCCGAAACGGAAGTGGTCACGGTCGCTCTTCGAAGAGTCGATCTCGAATCACCCGAAGACGATATTTTAAATCATATCGATCGAAAAAAAATTCTTCTTTTGGCGAACACAAGCGGGGCGAGAAACGCGGAAGAGGCGATTCGTCTCGCAAGATTCGCACGCGAACTCGGTGCGGGCGATTGGTTGAAGTTGGAAGTGACTCCCGATCCGGTGTATCTTCTTCCCGATCCGATTGAAACCTTAAAGGCCGCCGAGGTTCTTGTGAAGGAAGGATTCAAGGTTCTTCCCTATATCAACGCCGACCCGATTCTTTGCAAACATCTTGAAGAAGCGGGATGTGCGACCGTGATGCCTCTCGGTTCTCCGATCGGTTCCAATCTCGGAATCCGCACGAAAGCGAATCTGGAAATCATCATCGCTCAATCGAAAATTCCGGTCGTCGTCGACGCGGGACTCGGTTTGCCTTCTCACGCCGCGGAAGCCATGGAACTCGGAGCGGACGCGGTCCTCGTCAATACGGCGATCGCAATCGCAAAAAACCCGGCCGAAGTCGCAAGGGCGTTTCGACTCGCGACTATCGCCGGAAGATTGGCGAGACTCCACGGAGGAAGCGGCGTAAAATCGAAATTGGAAGCGTCCGCATCCAGTCCTCTCACGGGTTTTTTGAACGAAGAGGAAAGAAATGTATTCCGAGATTTTTGAAGGAGTTTCGTTTCAAGACGCTGTCAGGATCGTTCATTCGAAAACGAAAAACGAAGTCGAAACCGCACTTCATAAATCGGCGTCCGGACTTCCTCTTGCATTCGAAGATTATGTTTCTCTCATATCCCCTTCCGCGTCTTCCTATCTCGAACGGATGGCGCACCTTTCCAAGGAAATCAAAAAGGAAAGATTCGGAAACACGATCCAACTCTACATGCCCTTGTATCTTTCCAACGAATGCAGATCCTCTTGTCTTTACTGCGGATTCAGTTACGAGAATAAGATTCCCCGTAAAACGTTAAACGAAGAGGAGATTCGACGTGAGGCTTCCGTTCTCAAAGAAAAGGGAATCCGACATCTCGTCGTATTGACCGGAGAGGATTATAGCAAAACGAATCTAGAATACATCGGCAACGCGGTCCGCATTCTGAGAGAAAGTTTCGATTCTGTCGCGATCGAAATCTATCCCTTGGATGTGGAACCGTATCAAACCATGATCGAATCCGGAACCTCGGCGCTTGTGGTTTATCAGGAAACATACGACCCGGAAGTCTACGCAGAAAATCATTACCGAGGAATCAAAAAGAATATGCGTTACAGACTCGACGCGCCCGATCGGGGAGGTCGTGCGGGTTTTAGAACCATCGGACTCGGGGCGCTTCTCGGACTTTCCGATCCTCTCGGAGAATTATACAAACTCGGAGAACATGCAAAATATCTAATGAAAGAATACTGGAGAACCTCTTTCCAGATTTCTCTTCCGAGGATGCGGCCTGCGGCCGGCGATTTTCAGAAGATCGTTCCCGTAAGCGACAAGGAATTCGTACAATATCTGTTCGCGCTTCGGATTTCGTTTCCGGACGTAGGGCTTGTTCTTTCCACAAGAGAATCGAAAACGTTGCGAAACAATCTCGCGACCCTCGGAATTACGCACATGTCCGTGGAATCCAAAACGGAGCCGGGAGGTTATTCCGATTCGGGAGCGCTCAAACAATTCGAGATCGAAGACAACCGACCGATTCCAGAGCTTGTTTCCGTTTTGAAAAACCTGGGACTTGATCCGGTCTTTAAGGATTTTGATCGCGCACTTCTGCGTTAGAAACGCTCGCTCGCTCGTTAGAGAGTTCGCCTGGCCTGCGGCCAGGCTGGAAGTTTCCACTCGCTCCGCCTCTAAACATAAAAAAAGAGCAACGGTTCTCGTTGCTCTTTCGGATTCGAAATCGACTTTCGTCGTTCGAAGGAAACTCGTCTAAACTTATTTTTTAGTCGCGTTGTAAGTGTTTACGATACAATCGTTAAACGGTTTACACTGAGACTTGTGATTTTCAAAACAAGCCGCAACCGCAGCGGTGTGTTTCTTGCAGGAATTTAAACAACCCGCCTTCACCTTGGTCTTTTCGTCCGCGCTGAGTTTTCTCGGAGCGTTTTGTTCCACACAACCGAAGTAAAAACCGCAGATTTCATTACAAGCCGCAGATTGAGCCGACACGGAGCCGGTCAGAATCAGGAAAGAAAGAATCAATAGAAAGAGATGTTTCAACGTCTTCTCCTTTGAAACGATTAGCGACGCAGGGATTCGAACCCCGGACCTGCGGATTATGATTCCGTTGCTCTAACCAGCTGAGCTACGTCGCCGCTTTGTTTGGACCCGATAAAATCGGTTCCAGTGCTATTTTTTTCAGGGGAATTGCCCTGTCAAGGTTTCCTTACGTGTTAGGACTTCCAGATTTCGATCAGAATTTTCCACGCGGAAGAGGAAGAATTTTCCTCCATTTTTTTCGTCGTCAGTTCCTTTCTTTCTTTCCAAAGATTTAAAACCGAGTTTGAAATTTCGGACTGCAATGATTTCCATTCTTCTCGGGAAGAATCGTCCCAAGAAGTCGCGGAGGAAGAATCCTGAACCGTTTTCAAACGATTCAAAAGTTCCGGAATTTCGAACTCTTCCAATTCTTCGATTCGATTTTTTAAAGTCGATTCGAGAACGTCTTTGGAAACCTCGTATTCGTTTTGAAGCAGAGAATGATAAAAGGATTCTTCCTCGTCTGCATGACGCGAAACTCTGGAAGCGAATCTATGTTCGGTCAAATCCCTCCAAGATTCGTTTTTTGAAAATCTCGGGAAAGAATTCGGAAACGAATCCTGAGTCTTCGTTTCCGGCGACGAACCTTCCCGATTTTCCAAAGCGTCCAAAAGCGAAGAATGTAAAATCAAAAACAAAAACGAAGCGCTGAGCCAAGGAGAAACCGCGATCTCCAAAGAGGAAACGTTTCCGTTCTTATCTTTTTTATAGACGGGAGAATTTTCCTCGTCCATCCCGGAAAGAATCGAACCGGAACGCGCAAACCAAACCGAAAGAAAATCCCCGCAACGGGAAAGATCGATTCTTAGTTTACAAAAATTGAATTCGATTTTTTCGGAGATCGAAGAAAGAAGATAAATCGCAAAAAGACTTTGAGTTCCGTTTAATTTCGGTGTGATTAAAAAGAATTCT from Leptospira kmetyi serovar Malaysia str. Bejo-Iso9 harbors:
- a CDS encoding Cys-rich protein; amino-acid sequence: MKHLFLLILSFLILTGSVSAQSAACNEICGFYFGCVEQNAPRKLSADEKTKVKAGCLNSCKKHTAAVAACFENHKSQCKPFNDCIVNTYNATKK
- a CDS encoding thiazole synthase — protein: MFSSPDKNSDPLIIAGKTFQSRLFLGTGKFSSGQIMQEAIEASETEVVTVALRRVDLESPEDDILNHIDRKKILLLANTSGARNAEEAIRLARFARELGAGDWLKLEVTPDPVYLLPDPIETLKAAEVLVKEGFKVLPYINADPILCKHLEEAGCATVMPLGSPIGSNLGIRTKANLEIIIAQSKIPVVVDAGLGLPSHAAEAMELGADAVLVNTAIAIAKNPAEVARAFRLATIAGRLARLHGGSGVKSKLEASASSPLTGFLNEEERNVFRDF
- the thiH gene encoding 2-iminoacetate synthase ThiH, which translates into the protein MYSEIFEGVSFQDAVRIVHSKTKNEVETALHKSASGLPLAFEDYVSLISPSASSYLERMAHLSKEIKKERFGNTIQLYMPLYLSNECRSSCLYCGFSYENKIPRKTLNEEEIRREASVLKEKGIRHLVVLTGEDYSKTNLEYIGNAVRILRESFDSVAIEIYPLDVEPYQTMIESGTSALVVYQETYDPEVYAENHYRGIKKNMRYRLDAPDRGGRAGFRTIGLGALLGLSDPLGELYKLGEHAKYLMKEYWRTSFQISLPRMRPAAGDFQKIVPVSDKEFVQYLFALRISFPDVGLVLSTRESKTLRNNLATLGITHMSVESKTEPGGYSDSGALKQFEIEDNRPIPELVSVLKNLGLDPVFKDFDRALLR
- a CDS encoding DUF1564 domain-containing protein is translated as MATIYLDIDQRIQSALVPNHSGRSSVETILFPESYLRRLTPEKRKQLPKRILPLLRRYQKFLISKRRINQNAQKTLYQRNMGKLVRQNLRIDSGVWAILGVIAAAHGVSRCFLVNYMIWLDESGVGDSIDEKVNVGSPTFQDSYSYLWNLDLVQNRITKTLEFTPNPIRFLTAEDILHHYRE